From the bacterium genome, the window TTTGTTCTTCTATGGTAGAAGGTTTTACGCTTCCGCCGTAAAGAATCCTGATTTTGTCGGCAGCATCTTGGGAAGAAACTTCGGCAACGGTATTTCTAATCATTTTAATTACTCTGTTGGCTTCAGGAGAATCACATGTTTTTCCTGTACCGATAGCCCAAATAGGCTCATACGCAATTACAGATTTTGTTACGTCTTCTTCGCTTAATCCTTTTAAAGCCGCTCTGATTTGTCCTGCCACGAACTCATCGGTAATTCCTGCTTCTCTCTGTTCTAAAGTTTCGCCGCAGCAGATTATAGGAATTAAGCCGTTTGAAAGAACTGCCTTTGCTTTTTTGTTTATCATTTCATCTGTTTCAGAGAAGTATTGTCTTCTTTCGCTGTGACCTATTACTATATAGCTTACACAAAGGTCAGCAAGCATAGTAACAGAAACTTCTCCTGTAAAAGCTCCGTTGTCTTCCCAGTAACAGTTCTGCGCACCGAGAAAAATGCCTTTTCCATGTTCAAGCACATTGCTTATAGCTTGAATCGCAGTGAATACAGGGCAAAGAACCACAACAGGGAGGTCTTCTTTTTTATAATCCATTAATTTTACTTTAATATCTTCTGTAAGTTCGACGGATTCATTAACAAGCTTGTTTAATTTCCAGTTTCCGGCGATTATTGGTTTTCTTGCCATTATGTGTCCCCT encodes:
- the tpiA gene encoding triose-phosphate isomerase, encoding MARKPIIAGNWKLNKLVNESVELTEDIKVKLMDYKKEDLPVVVLCPVFTAIQAISNVLEHGKGIFLGAQNCYWEDNGAFTGEVSVTMLADLCVSYIVIGHSERRQYFSETDEMINKKAKAVLSNGLIPIICCGETLEQREAGITDEFVAGQIRAALKGLSEEDVTKSVIAYEPIWAIGTGKTCDSPEANRVIKMIRNTVAEVSSQDAADKIRILYGGSVKPSTIEEQMGMSDIDGALVGGASLEAESFAQIVKGTFLPL